Proteins found in one Vagococcus carniphilus genomic segment:
- the addA gene encoding helicase-exonuclease AddAB subunit AddA, whose translation MTNEVVIPLKPENSHFTDKQWQAVYDGGSNLLISASAGSGKTTVLVERVIQKIKSGVNVDELLIVTYTEAAAKEMKQRIQVAVQTAINEETDIDSRQHLIRQLSLLPTASISTLHAFCLTVIRKYYYLIHIDPVFRLLTDETEIALLKEDVWEEVREELYGENKEKFYQLTENFSNDRNDNGLTNLIFSLCNFAKSNTDPDKWLDSLPAIYEVENSIGESPLYQNLMKPNLVKEFLQIKEQCESLIRQIKGEPDFEKTVGVLESDLLFIQTLSNQVNSDDLTGCYESLLSTKFAVIKGPSKKTSPEEVMAFYEEIKNERDMIKKRVATIKKNYFSLSPEKMLELMKQTKPLVEEMVSVCKIYLESFRKEKEKKNLVDFNDLEHFTLAILRQLESDEWVASEASIYYRNKFKEVLVDEYQDVNRLQEGILYWLRKVDQENGNLFMVGDVKQSIYAFRLADPTLFIEKYEQYATNDDGRRIILAENFRSRGSVLDFTNLIFTQLMDRELGQIEYDKSAELITGFKGYPETKSHDTEILIFESESEEEEIENLDLTFTIDDKTEGELLIVGKKIKEMIDNKFPIFDKKKKETRPIKYQDIVLLSPTKKNNLVILDVFKELDIPLYINDTQNYFQATEVKIMVALLQIIDNPYQDIPLAAVLRSPIVGIKENDMVKIRQFSQTGYYYDALRQYLREETNRSELYQKIEEFNQLLTGWRELARREKLVTLIWRIYQETGLLDYVGGMPSGKQRQANLHALYERATAYEEMNFKGLFQFIRFIEKMQAKDKDLAEPNDLSDSEDAVRVMTIHASKGLEFPVVFVLDMSKQFNMTDINQQSFIFDESLGAGIKYFDSENRIKYETLPYVVIREQKRRKLLAEEMRKLYVALTRAEEKLFLVGSYKNQEDALKKWQQNLTSDHLILSTSGRLAQRSLMGWVGMSLVRHPETLKAFPSITLDPVKGLGSLPGDFSIQFFTKDDVILKQGATELEKITNHLENDGPDPQFLKQVVDRLNYQYSDLSATVTTSYQSVSEIKRVFEDPDNKELQVLDFSKPMTLSGNRIVGEELAKPAFLSKMKGATPAEIGTATHLVMQMLDLSKQPTSGNLDELINTLIQTKVLEENIAQKIDQELILKFFNTSFGQQLLKENNHIKREQPFSLLLEAKQIFSNFEGKETDKLLVHGIIDGFIETEDELILYDFKTDYVPKKATEADIESIKKKYVGQLNLYRQALEQIKQRKVTSVKLVLLKGDKQIEMLDN comes from the coding sequence ATGACGAATGAAGTAGTAATTCCTTTGAAACCTGAAAATAGCCATTTCACTGATAAGCAGTGGCAAGCTGTTTATGATGGTGGTAGTAATTTATTAATTTCTGCTTCAGCAGGTTCTGGTAAAACCACTGTTTTAGTAGAGCGAGTTATTCAAAAAATAAAAAGTGGTGTAAATGTAGATGAATTGCTGATTGTAACGTATACAGAAGCAGCGGCAAAAGAGATGAAGCAAAGAATACAAGTAGCTGTGCAAACAGCTATTAATGAAGAAACAGATATTGATAGCAGACAACATTTGATTCGACAATTGAGTTTACTTCCGACAGCTTCAATTAGTACCTTACATGCTTTTTGTTTAACGGTTATTAGAAAATATTATTATTTGATTCATATTGATCCAGTTTTTAGATTGTTGACAGATGAAACAGAAATAGCCTTACTGAAAGAAGACGTGTGGGAAGAGGTACGAGAAGAATTATATGGTGAGAACAAAGAAAAATTCTATCAATTAACAGAAAATTTTTCAAATGATCGAAATGATAATGGATTAACTAATCTAATCTTTTCTTTATGTAATTTTGCTAAATCAAATACGGACCCAGATAAATGGTTAGATAGCTTACCGGCTATTTACGAAGTTGAAAATAGCATTGGCGAAAGCCCACTATATCAAAATTTAATGAAACCTAATTTAGTAAAAGAGTTTCTTCAAATCAAAGAGCAATGTGAATCTTTAATTCGGCAAATCAAAGGAGAGCCTGATTTTGAAAAAACCGTTGGGGTTCTAGAATCAGATTTATTGTTTATCCAGACGTTAAGTAATCAAGTAAATTCAGATGATTTAACAGGATGCTATGAGTCTTTACTATCTACTAAATTTGCTGTTATTAAAGGACCAAGTAAAAAAACAAGCCCAGAAGAAGTGATGGCTTTCTATGAAGAGATAAAAAATGAACGAGATATGATTAAGAAAAGGGTAGCGACTATTAAAAAGAACTATTTCAGCTTGTCACCTGAGAAAATGTTAGAGTTGATGAAGCAAACGAAACCACTTGTCGAAGAGATGGTTTCTGTTTGTAAAATTTACTTAGAAAGCTTTCGTAAGGAAAAAGAAAAGAAGAATTTAGTCGATTTTAACGATTTAGAACATTTTACTTTAGCTATTTTAAGACAGCTAGAATCAGATGAGTGGGTAGCTTCAGAAGCATCTATCTATTATCGTAATAAATTTAAGGAAGTTTTGGTTGATGAATACCAAGATGTTAATAGGTTGCAAGAAGGTATTCTTTACTGGTTAAGAAAAGTTGACCAAGAGAATGGTAATTTATTTATGGTTGGTGATGTGAAACAATCTATTTATGCGTTTCGTTTGGCAGATCCTACTCTTTTTATTGAAAAGTATGAACAATACGCAACTAATGATGATGGACGTAGAATTATTTTAGCAGAAAACTTTCGCTCTAGAGGTAGTGTTTTAGATTTTACTAATCTTATCTTCACTCAATTAATGGATAGAGAATTAGGCCAAATTGAATACGATAAAAGTGCTGAGTTAATTACAGGATTTAAGGGATATCCAGAAACTAAGTCTCATGATACAGAAATTTTAATTTTTGAGAGTGAATCTGAAGAAGAGGAAATTGAAAACTTAGATTTAACGTTTACAATTGATGATAAAACAGAAGGTGAATTATTAATTGTTGGAAAAAAAATCAAAGAAATGATTGATAATAAGTTTCCTATTTTTGATAAAAAGAAAAAAGAGACTCGACCTATTAAATATCAAGATATTGTTTTATTAAGCCCAACGAAAAAAAATAATTTAGTTATTCTAGATGTTTTTAAAGAATTAGATATTCCTCTTTATATTAATGATACTCAAAATTATTTTCAAGCAACTGAAGTAAAGATAATGGTTGCTTTGCTTCAAATTATTGACAATCCTTATCAAGATATTCCACTTGCAGCAGTTCTTCGCTCGCCGATTGTTGGAATTAAAGAAAATGATATGGTAAAGATCAGACAATTTTCTCAAACGGGTTACTATTATGATGCATTAAGACAATATTTAAGAGAAGAAACGAATCGCTCAGAATTATATCAAAAAATTGAAGAGTTTAACCAATTACTAACTGGTTGGCGAGAACTAGCTAGACGAGAAAAATTAGTTACTTTAATTTGGCGAATATACCAAGAGACAGGTTTACTGGATTATGTAGGCGGCATGCCTTCTGGAAAACAGAGACAAGCTAATCTTCATGCCTTATATGAACGAGCAACTGCTTATGAAGAGATGAACTTTAAAGGGTTGTTTCAGTTCATTCGTTTTATTGAAAAAATGCAAGCTAAAGATAAAGATTTAGCAGAACCAAATGACTTGAGTGACTCTGAAGATGCAGTACGAGTGATGACTATTCATGCGAGTAAAGGGCTTGAATTTCCAGTAGTCTTTGTTCTGGATATGAGCAAACAGTTTAATATGACAGATATCAATCAACAATCGTTTATTTTTGATGAAAGTTTAGGTGCAGGAATTAAATATTTTGATTCGGAAAACAGGATTAAATATGAGACATTACCTTATGTGGTGATTAGGGAACAAAAAAGGCGTAAATTACTTGCAGAAGAAATGAGAAAGTTATATGTAGCATTAACAAGAGCGGAAGAAAAACTCTTTTTAGTTGGCTCTTATAAAAATCAAGAAGATGCTTTGAAAAAATGGCAACAAAATCTGACATCGGATCACTTGATTCTTTCAACAAGTGGTAGACTGGCTCAGAGAAGTTTAATGGGATGGGTTGGTATGAGTTTAGTCAGACACCCTGAAACACTCAAGGCTTTTCCTAGTATTACTCTAGATCCTGTGAAAGGCTTAGGGAGTTTGCCGGGAGATTTTAGTATTCAATTTTTTACGAAAGACGATGTTATTTTAAAACAAGGAGCGACAGAACTTGAAAAAATAACTAATCATCTTGAAAATGATGGACCTGATCCTCAGTTTCTCAAACAAGTAGTTGACCGATTAAATTATCAATATTCAGACCTTTCAGCAACAGTTACAACTAGTTATCAGTCTGTATCAGAAATTAAACGTGTATTTGAAGATCCGGATAATAAAGAACTTCAAGTTTTAGATTTTTCAAAACCAATGACACTATCTGGCAATCGAATAGTGGGAGAGGAGTTAGCTAAACCAGCATTTTTAAGTAAAATGAAGGGGGCAACTCCTGCTGAGATTGGAACAGCTACCCATTTAGTCATGCAAATGTTGGATTTATCTAAACAACCAACTTCGGGAAATTTAGATGAATTGATAAACACATTGATCCAGACAAAAGTATTAGAGGAGAATATTGCTCAAAAAATCGATCAAGAACTTATTCTAAAATTCTTTAACACGTCGTTTGGGCAACAATTATTAAAAGAAAATAACCACATAAAAAGAGAGCAACCATTTTCTTTACTTCTTGAGGCAAAACAAATTTTTTCTAATTTTGAAGGAAAAGAAACAGATAAATTATTAGTTCATGGGATCATTGATGGATTTATTGAAACGGAAGATGAGTTAATACTTTATGACTTTAAAACTGATTATGTTCCAAAAAAAGCAACAGAAGCAGATATTGAATCGATTAAGAAAAAATATGTCGGACAGTTAAATCTTTATCGTCAAGCATTAGAACAGATAAAACAAAGAAAAGTCACTTCTGTAAAGTTAGTCCTTTTAAAAGGGGATAAACAAATTGAAATGTTAGATAATTAA
- the dinB gene encoding DNA polymerase IV, with product MSNQLRFPLKVDTSRKIIHIDMDAFYASVEERDNPELVGHPLVIAKHPRDTGGKGVVTTANYEARKYGIHSAMSAQKAYELCPKANFVQGNRSHYAEISKEIHKIFHEYTDMIEPLSLDEAYLDVTENKKNIKSAIKIARMIQLEIWQKLHLTCSAGVSYNKFLAKLASDFEKPKGMTLIMPEQAVDFLKKLPIEDFHGVGKKTVPKMHELGIFVGADLYEKSEMELIQNFGKMGYSLYRKVRGIHDSPVEPHRDRKSVGRESTYGKPLVTEEAVIMQLRELAADVEKALSRVQLHGKTVVLKVRDRDYETFTRRVTLPDYVDDQETLFFHAKQIWDSFDLLERGIRLLGITVTNLDSKSYELIKLPLWEKEKEL from the coding sequence GTGTCCAATCAATTGAGGTTTCCTTTAAAAGTTGATACATCAAGAAAAATAATTCATATTGATATGGATGCTTTTTATGCATCTGTCGAAGAAAGAGATAATCCAGAGTTAGTGGGGCATCCTTTAGTTATTGCTAAACATCCTCGTGATACAGGAGGAAAAGGAGTAGTAACAACAGCTAATTATGAAGCCAGAAAGTATGGCATCCATTCAGCTATGAGTGCTCAAAAAGCTTATGAACTTTGTCCAAAAGCTAATTTTGTTCAAGGTAATAGAAGTCATTATGCAGAAATTTCAAAAGAGATACATAAAATTTTTCATGAGTATACAGATATGATTGAACCACTTTCATTGGATGAAGCCTATCTAGATGTTACTGAGAATAAGAAAAATATAAAGAGTGCTATAAAAATCGCTCGAATGATTCAATTGGAAATTTGGCAAAAACTTCATTTAACGTGTTCTGCTGGTGTAAGCTATAATAAATTTTTAGCTAAATTAGCTTCTGATTTTGAAAAGCCAAAAGGGATGACGCTTATCATGCCGGAGCAGGCTGTAGATTTTTTAAAAAAACTGCCTATTGAAGACTTTCATGGAGTAGGCAAAAAAACAGTTCCTAAAATGCACGAGTTAGGTATTTTTGTTGGGGCTGACCTATATGAAAAATCAGAGATGGAACTTATTCAGAATTTTGGGAAAATGGGTTATTCCTTATATCGTAAAGTTAGAGGAATTCATGATTCGCCCGTTGAACCTCATAGAGATAGGAAATCAGTTGGGCGAGAGAGCACTTATGGTAAACCTTTAGTGACAGAAGAAGCGGTCATTATGCAGTTAAGAGAATTAGCAGCTGATGTTGAAAAGGCCCTAAGTCGGGTACAACTTCATGGGAAAACCGTTGTTTTAAAAGTTAGAGACAGGGATTACGAAACATTTACCAGACGAGTCACTTTACCTGATTATGTGGATGATCAAGAAACTCTTTTTTTTCATGCTAAACAAATTTGGGATTCCTTTGACTTATTGGAAAGAGGGATTCGTTTGTTAGGAATTACAGTAACTAATTTAGATTCCAAAAGTTATGAATTAATTAAATTACCTTTATGGGAAAAAGAAAAGGAATTGTAA
- a CDS encoding DUF975 family protein has translation MYKTSAQLKREAKDSLSGRWKEAVLLNLIPSIMQIIMMFFIGLVIAAMLVFVSFMVTSDTDSGTSDFAETVRYQLSDELTDEFDSEDVDFSSPFDGLNVDFSSYGIAPLIDIGIYFITIGISFTFLDVIRRRKEQSMEIKDAFRIFNGNDFVPILLINLLMYIFKVLWSFALVIPAFVKHYSYSQSNFIYKDMAMNQDVKSMGATSFITESRNLMRGHKGRLFWIDLSFIGWYLLGMITGGIAMLWINPYINATKAAFYNDLAKDQFLSTTVDVPIEDEEEWTSF, from the coding sequence GTGTATAAAACTTCAGCGCAATTAAAAAGAGAAGCAAAAGATAGCTTAAGTGGTCGTTGGAAGGAAGCTGTCTTATTGAATTTAATTCCTTCGATTATGCAAATTATCATGATGTTTTTTATTGGACTTGTTATAGCAGCTATGCTTGTCTTTGTTTCGTTCATGGTAACATCCGACACAGATAGTGGTACTTCGGATTTTGCTGAGACGGTTAGGTATCAATTAAGTGATGAATTGACAGATGAATTTGATTCAGAAGATGTGGATTTTAGTTCACCCTTTGATGGTTTAAATGTTGATTTTTCATCATACGGTATTGCACCTTTGATTGATATTGGGATTTATTTTATAACAATTGGTATTAGCTTTACATTTTTAGATGTTATTAGGAGACGGAAAGAACAATCGATGGAGATAAAAGATGCTTTTCGGATTTTTAATGGTAATGACTTTGTTCCCATTTTATTAATTAATTTATTAATGTATATTTTTAAAGTCTTATGGTCGTTTGCTCTTGTTATCCCAGCATTTGTTAAGCATTATTCGTATTCACAATCAAACTTTATCTATAAAGATATGGCTATGAATCAAGATGTAAAAAGTATGGGAGCGACAAGTTTTATTACGGAAAGTCGCAATTTAATGAGAGGCCACAAAGGAAGATTGTTTTGGATTGACTTAAGCTTTATTGGTTGGTATTTATTAGGAATGATAACTGGTGGTATTGCGATGTTATGGATTAATCCTTATATCAACGCAACAAAAGCAGCTTTTTATAATGATTTAGCTAAAGACCAATTTTTATCAACGACAGTAGATGTTCCTATTGAAGATGAAGAAGAATGGACAAGTTTCTAA